The following coding sequences are from one Onychomys torridus chromosome 14, mOncTor1.1, whole genome shotgun sequence window:
- the Tnfaip2 gene encoding tumor necrosis factor alpha-induced protein 2: MLKMVTFFQGLPGQQSVPGTLDFPGSPQKSRSTSEVEPEASMSEASSEDLMPSQEAGMVRDGEEEESAKKEKKKSKGLANMFSVFTKGKKKKKDQPRLSDPEVQPKSRPELDGPPPTVEELKEALESGRLEAAWQVLALERELETEAATSRRSNEELVRQQSKVEALYLLLRDQVLGVLRRPLEAAPERLRQALAVVSQQELEDRRAAGASVAAVLVATRPRRWLQLWRDSVAEVAAERLDAQPAGVPEGRSEAETRFLHMGCTMKEDLEAVVERLKPLFPAEFNVVHTYAESYHAHFAAQLCTLAQFELCERDTYFLLLWVLNLYPNDILNSPKLAKELQGIRLGSLLPPKQIRLLEAVFLSNEVTNVKLLMTRALELESQRWARDVAPQSLDGHYHSELPIDIIQIVLQGQDKAENITPEVGVQIRQLLLVELAALLRSYQRTFDEFLEKSKLLTNYRANIIANINNCLSFRTSVEQKWQIPQDSLNHMLDPLKDLKAHGFDTLLQSLFSDLKPLFKKFTQTRWATSVETLEEIITTVGIRLPEFSELKDCFQEELMGAVHLHLVKEYIIRLSKRRMVLKTEEQQQQLARHILANADVIQHFCTQNGSKATWLNQALPRLAEIIHLQDANAIKIEVATYATLYPDFSKGHLNAILAIKGNLLSSEVRSIRNILDINTGVQEPSRPLFSLIKVG; this comes from the exons ATGCTGAAAATGGTCACTTTCTTCCAAGGGCTTCCTGGCCAACAGTCTGTGCCGGGGACCCTGGACTTCCCTGGAAGCCCCCAAAAGTCACGCTCCACATCTGAGGTGGAACCAGAGGCCTCCATGTCAGAGGCTTCTTCCGAGGACCTGATGCCATCCCAGGAGGCTGGGATGGTTcgggatggggaggaggaagagtctgcaaagaaggagaagaagaagtcCAAAGGACTGGCCAACATGTTCAGTGTCTTCaccaaagggaagaagaagaaaaaggaccaGCCCAGATTATCAGATCCTGAGGTCCAGCCCAAGTCCAGGCCCGAGCTAGATGGTCCACCGCCCACAG TGGAAGAGCTCAAGGAGGCCCTGGAGAGTGGGCGGCTGGAGGCCGCGTGGCAGGTGCTGGCATTGGAGCGGgagctggagactgaggcagcgaCGAGCCGCAGGAGCAACGAGGAACTGGTGCGCCAGCAGAGCAAGGTGGAGGCGCTGTACTTGCTGCTGCGCGACCAGGTGCTTGGGGTGCTGCGGCGGCCGCTGGAGGCGGCGCCCGAGAGGCTGCGCCAGGCGCTGGCCGTGGTGTcacagcaggagcttgaggacCGTCGGGCGGCCGGGGCATCCGTGGCGGCGGTGCTGGTGGCCACGCGCCCCCGGCGCTGGCTGCAACTGTGGAGGGACAGTGTGGCGGAGGTGGCGGCGGAGCGTCTGGACGCGCAGCCAGCCGGGGTGCCCGAGGGTCGCTCGGAGGCCGAGACCAGGTTCCTGCACATGGGCTGCACCATGAAGGAGGACCTGGAGGCGGTGGTGGAGCGGCTGAAACCGCTGTTCCCAGCCGAGTTCAACGTTGTGCACACCTATGCCGAAAGCTACCACGCGCACTTCGCAGCCCAACTGTGCACCTTGGCGCAGTTCGAGCTGTGTGAGAGGGATACTTACTTTCTGCTGCTCTGGGTGCTGAACCTCTACCCCAA TGATATTCTGAACAGCCCTAAGTTGGCAAAGGAGCTACAGGGTATCAGGCTTGGGAGCCTCCTGCCCCCTAAGCAGATCAGGTTGCTGGAGGCGGTGTTCCTGTCCAATGAGGTG ACTAATGTGAAGTTACTGATGACCCGAGCCTTAGAGCTAGAGTCTCAGCGCTGGGCCCGGGATGTAGCTCCCCAGAGCCTGGATGGCCACTACCACAGTGAGCTGCCAATCGACATCATCCAG ATCGTCTTACAAGGCCAGGACAAGGCCGAGAACATCACTCCTGAAGTGGGGGTACAGATAAGACAGTTGCTACTGGTGGAGCTGGCTGCACTACTGAGGAG CTACCAGCGCACCTTTGATGAATTCCTCGAGAAGAGCAAGCTGCTGACAAACTACAGGGCCAACATCATCGCCAACATCAACAACTGCCTGTCCTTCCG AACATCTGTGGAGCAGAAGTGGCAGATACCTCAAGATTCCCTGAACCACATGCTGGATCCCTTGAAAGATCTTAAGGCTCATGGCTTCGACACCCTGCTGCAGAGCCTGTTTTCAGACCTGAAG CCACTGTTTAAGAAGTTCACACAGACCCGCTGGGCAACGTCAGTTGAGACCCTGGAGGAAATCATCACTACTGTGGGCATCAGGCTGCCTGAGTTCTCAGAACTGAAGGACTGTTTTCAGGAG GAGCTCATGGGGGCCGTGCACCTGCACCTGGTGAAGGAGTACATCATCCGGCTCAGCAAACGGCGCATGGTCCTCAAGactgaggagcagcagcagcagctggcaagGCACATCCTGGCTAATGCTGACGTCATTCAGCATTTCTGCACTCAGAAT ggcTCCAAGGCAACCTGGCTGAACCAGGCCCTCCCTAGGCTCGCTGAGATCATTCACCTGCAAGATGCCAATGCCATTAAGATTGAAGTGGCCACATATGCCACCTTGTACCCTGACTTCAG CAAAGGCCACCTGAACGCCATCCTGGCCATCAAGGGAAATCTACTAAGCAGTGAAGTCAGGAGCATCCGGAATATACTGGACATCAACACAGGGGTGCAGGAACCTTCCAGGCCCCTATTTTCACTTATAAAAGTTGGTTAA